One part of the Moorena sp. SIOASIH genome encodes these proteins:
- a CDS encoding methyltransferase domain-containing protein, with translation MDYLNLGCGRRFHPAWTNVNFTSSGEGVIAHNLTTGIPFPDNSFHVVYHSHLLEHFTPNIAESFLRECYRVLRPQGILRVVRT, from the coding sequence ATGGACTACTTAAATCTTGGCTGCGGTCGCCGCTTCCATCCAGCCTGGACAAATGTAAACTTCACTTCATCAGGCGAAGGCGTAATTGCTCACAATTTAACAACAGGTATTCCCTTTCCTGATAACTCATTCCATGTCGTTTATCACTCCCACCTATTAGAACACTTTACCCCAAATATAGCTGAATCATTCCTAAGAGAATGCTACCGCGTCCTACGTCCTCAAGGCATTTTGCGGGTAGTTCGGACTTAG
- the galE gene encoding UDP-glucose 4-epimerase GalE, translating into MQQRPAAVYGELNQSLTFESAPTVPINPYGRSKLINEWMIQDYAAASGLRYLILRYFNVAGADPFGRIGERNAQGSHLIKVACDAAKGRRECLQIFGTDFPTPDGTAVRDYIHVWDLATAHLDGLHYLEQGGQSQVLNCGYGRGYSVREVVKKMKEISGVDFPVVEVNRRKGDPASVVASVQRIREVLGWMPNYDDLGVIVETTWEWYKRW; encoded by the coding sequence ATTCAGCAACGCCCCGCAGCAGTCTATGGGGAACTGAATCAGAGTCTGACATTTGAGTCTGCACCCACAGTACCAATTAATCCCTATGGTCGCTCCAAGTTGATCAATGAGTGGATGATTCAAGATTATGCTGCTGCATCGGGGTTAAGGTATTTGATTTTGCGTTACTTCAATGTGGCGGGTGCTGACCCCTTTGGGAGAATTGGGGAGCGTAATGCCCAAGGCAGTCATTTAATTAAAGTGGCTTGTGATGCTGCAAAGGGCAGGCGGGAATGTTTGCAGATTTTTGGTACTGATTTTCCTACTCCTGATGGGACAGCGGTCAGGGATTATATTCACGTTTGGGATCTAGCCACTGCTCATCTAGATGGGTTGCACTATTTGGAGCAAGGTGGGCAGAGTCAGGTTCTCAATTGTGGTTATGGGCGCGGGTATAGCGTGCGGGAAGTGGTCAAGAAGATGAAGGAGATTTCTGGAGTGGATTTTCCCGTAGTTGAGGTGAACAGGAGGAAGGGAGATCCGGCAAGTGTGGTGGCAAGTGTCCAGAGGATTCGGGAAGTTTTGGGATGGATGCCGAATTATGACGACTTAGGGGTAATTGTGGAAACGACTTGGGAGTGGTACAAGCGTTGGTGA
- a CDS encoding sulfotransferase domain-containing protein, whose product MKNILIAGYPRSGNTWVNSLFSYYFNAPYYDAAIEEAILTGKSMLDVVRAYNDAGLSGEHHRSDQKKEILSVIQTHALADKFCHTHPKFLAKQSYNSADFLVLIVREPKDVAVSYFYYRLFFERRLHQHWSSGLPVTWREWFYHRFYFQKFVLNMAREWTTFHQSWLVYNPFVIHYESLLSEPVAQIRRFTDAFGLSFYPQYAKEAEEFCRFSNLGKREARHLKDQKVVSQNEKFIRSGKAGGWKEYFSTSLVENLDNVTAPVKTKIGY is encoded by the coding sequence ATGAAAAACATACTCATTGCTGGCTATCCCAGATCTGGCAATACTTGGGTAAATAGCTTATTTTCTTACTATTTTAATGCGCCGTACTATGATGCAGCGATTGAAGAAGCTATTCTTACTGGTAAATCAATGTTGGATGTTGTTCGTGCGTACAACGATGCGGGGCTTTCAGGAGAACATCATCGTTCGGATCAAAAAAAAGAAATTCTTTCCGTCATCCAAACTCATGCCCTAGCAGATAAATTTTGCCATACACATCCCAAATTTCTGGCAAAGCAAAGCTATAACTCAGCCGATTTTTTGGTGCTAATTGTCCGAGAACCAAAAGATGTTGCAGTTTCCTATTTCTACTACAGATTATTTTTTGAGCGTCGTTTGCACCAACATTGGTCTTCGGGTTTACCTGTTACATGGCGAGAATGGTTTTATCACCGCTTTTATTTTCAGAAGTTCGTGCTGAACATGGCCCGAGAATGGACAACTTTTCATCAAAGCTGGTTAGTGTACAATCCCTTTGTCATTCATTATGAATCGTTACTGAGTGAGCCGGTGGCACAGATCAGGCGCTTCACCGATGCATTTGGTTTATCTTTTTATCCCCAATATGCCAAAGAAGCTGAAGAGTTTTGTCGTTTTTCTAATCTTGGCAAACGCGAAGCTCGACATCTCAAGGATCAAAAAGTAGTTTCTCAAAACGAAAAATTTATCCGTAGTGGAAAAGCGGGTGGCTGGAAAGAGTATTTTTCCACAAGTCTAGTCGAAAATTTAGACAACGTTACTGCGCCAGTTAAAACCAAAATTGGCTATTAG
- a CDS encoding STELLO glycosyltransferase family protein, translating into MVQIVNKYIVVTTINQKSKALSLFEQKSDWKIVVVGDKKTPPIESSVNLTYLSIADQVELGYEISQHCPYNHYARKNIGYLYAIQAGAEVIYDTDDDNWPTESWGIYDFYGDRQYVTEQKFVNIYRYFTEKLVWPRGYPLDEIKHQTEHQLLNTKPVSIGVWQGVVDLDPDVDAIYRLIIGENITFAKNSPVFLGEHQYCPFNSQNTFWHRDAFPYLYLPSTTSFRFTDILRGYIAQKLMWNQGIYLGFQSADVYQKRNPHDLMTDFKQEVECYLGVKAIVALLDTLELGENPLQNLKVVYSALAEAGFVSALEVSICQAWLNDLTRILENRDNYYIKEGAA; encoded by the coding sequence ATGGTACAAATTGTGAACAAATATATCGTTGTTACCACGATAAATCAGAAATCAAAAGCACTCTCTTTATTCGAGCAAAAAAGCGATTGGAAAATCGTTGTGGTTGGTGATAAAAAAACGCCTCCAATTGAGTCTTCTGTTAATTTAACGTATTTATCGATTGCCGATCAAGTTGAACTGGGTTACGAAATTAGTCAACACTGTCCTTATAATCATTATGCTCGCAAAAATATTGGCTATTTGTATGCAATTCAAGCAGGGGCAGAGGTGATTTATGACACTGATGATGACAACTGGCCCACAGAGAGTTGGGGAATCTACGATTTTTATGGCGACAGGCAATATGTGACCGAACAAAAGTTTGTAAACATCTATCGTTATTTCACCGAAAAGCTAGTTTGGCCACGAGGGTACCCTTTAGACGAAATCAAGCATCAGACCGAGCATCAGCTTCTTAATACCAAGCCTGTCTCGATTGGGGTTTGGCAGGGGGTGGTCGATCTCGATCCCGATGTGGATGCTATTTACCGCTTGATCATCGGTGAAAACATTACCTTTGCCAAAAATAGCCCGGTCTTTTTAGGAGAGCATCAGTATTGCCCCTTCAATTCACAAAACACATTTTGGCATAGAGATGCCTTTCCTTACCTTTATCTGCCCTCAACTACAAGCTTCCGCTTTACCGATATATTGCGTGGATATATTGCCCAAAAACTGATGTGGAACCAAGGTATATATCTCGGATTTCAGTCTGCTGACGTTTACCAAAAGCGCAATCCACACGACCTGATGACAGATTTCAAGCAAGAGGTAGAATGTTACCTTGGGGTCAAAGCAATTGTGGCTTTGCTGGACACACTGGAATTGGGAGAAAACCCCCTTCAAAACCTCAAAGTAGTCTATTCTGCTTTGGCAGAGGCTGGATTTGTTAGTGCGCTTGAGGTCTCGATTTGCCAAGCGTGGTTGAATGATTTGACCCGCATTCTTGAAAACAGGGACAACTATTACATCAAAGAGGGGGCTGCTTGA